The genomic region CTCTTGGCGACTATTTCCTCTTCGCCCTGAACAAAAAAGGTGAAAAACTGTGGGAATATCCGTTCAAGGGGTTTGCCTGGGGGTCCCCGGCCATCGACCGGGATGGAACGGTTTATATCAACGTCAGCAGAGGAGAGGCGAGTGTCTTTGCCTTTGGCCCACAATAACATAGCAGGAGAAATGGACAAAATGGATACGACCCCGTCCAGGCGACCAGCCTTATCCCGACTGACCGTATTGCAGGAGGTCAGCCTATACGCGGTGCTGTTCACCATCCCCCTCTTCCGCCTGGGAACGGAAATAACCGGTTCCGAAAGCCTGACGCCGGCCAAAATCTTCATCGGGTTGACGTTTGTAATCTGGATCACCCGTATCCTCATCGAAAAAGACGACACCGCCCTGATCTTCCTGTTCCATGACAAAGCCACCCTGCTGATGCTGGCCTTTCTGGTCATAACGTTCATGTCGCTCATGTTCACCCGTTATATCGAACCGGACACCATCCAGGAGCTATCCCTGCGAATAAAAACCGCCCTCCTCTATTTTCTTATCGTCGGCATCATTATCCGCCGGCAAGCGCTGAAGGCGGCCATTATCGCCCTTCTGCTGGGCAGCCTGCTGACGACGGGCGCCGGGCTGTATGAAGCCGCCACCGGCGACGCCTTTTTCAAGGAAAGCTACCGGCACCAGTTCCGCTTTACCAAACAGAGCGCCAAAACCTCAGGCCTTCAAAAAACATACGGCGGCGGAGAACGGGTTCAGGGTCTATACAGCGACGCCGGATTTTATGCCCATGCCCTCATTATCTTTATCGGGTTGGCCATGCCATGGGCACTGTACGGCCGCACCAGAAGCCTCCGGGCCATCATGGCCATTCTGCTGCTGGCCTATCTGATCAACCTGATCGGAACCGGCGCCAGAACAGGCTGGGCCGCTCTGGGGTGCGCCATGGGCGTCTTTCTCCTGCTCATGAAACACCCGCATAAATATCTGCTGTGGGCCGTCTCCGTCTTATCGGTTATCGCCGTCTTTCTGGGATCTTCCCTGATGCCGAATCTGCCGACCGTGGAACGGCTCCAGCTCAAGGGCAGCATCTCCTGGAGCTGGCGGCTCGACACCAACCTTCAGGCTCTGGAAATGGTCCGCGATCATCCCGTCCTCGGCGTCGGCACCGGCAATTACATGGTGGAATATTTCAATTACCTGGAAGGATACCCGCGGCTGTCCCGCGCCATGATGGGATGGCTGCACAACTCCTATCTTCAGGTCTGGGTTGAAAACGGAACGGTCGGCCTGATCATCCTTCTGGCATTTATGGCGACCGTGATGCTGGGCCTTCTGGACGCCTACTTCAAGCCGTCGCATCCGGACATAAAAATAATGGCGCTGGGCCTCACCACCGCCTTTGTCGGATACGCCGTTGAGTTTTCAGGCGTTCCCGTGATCGGCCAGGAAATGGGCTGGCTGGTCTTTGGCTTCAGTGTCGCCCTGATCTCCATCAACCGGAGAGATCACAAAGAACTGACGGCCGCAAGAGGATAACAGAAAAAATGAAAACAACCGATACAGTCCGTCGCTGCAGCACATGCATCCTGCCGGAAAGCTATCCCGGTATCCAATTTAACGAAAAAGGCGAGTGCCACCTGTGCACCGGTTATCAGAAACCGGCGACCAAAGGAGAGGACGCCCTTCACCGGCTGCTGACGTCGCGAAAAGGCAGCCGTTACGACTGTCTGGTCACGCTGAGCGGCGGACGGGACAGCAGTTATGTCCTTTATTACGCCGTCAAGGTGCTCGGTCTTAACACCCTGGCCCTCAACTACGACAACGGGTTCCGGCATCCCCAGGCCCTGGCCAACATGAAGACCGCCTGCGAACGGA from Thermodesulfobacteriota bacterium harbors:
- a CDS encoding O-antigen ligase family protein, which translates into the protein MDTTPSRRPALSRLTVLQEVSLYAVLFTIPLFRLGTEITGSESLTPAKIFIGLTFVIWITRILIEKDDTALIFLFHDKATLLMLAFLVITFMSLMFTRYIEPDTIQELSLRIKTALLYFLIVGIIIRRQALKAAIIALLLGSLLTTGAGLYEAATGDAFFKESYRHQFRFTKQSAKTSGLQKTYGGGERVQGLYSDAGFYAHALIIFIGLAMPWALYGRTRSLRAIMAILLLAYLINLIGTGARTGWAALGCAMGVFLLLMKHPHKYLLWAVSVLSVIAVFLGSSLMPNLPTVERLQLKGSISWSWRLDTNLQALEMVRDHPVLGVGTGNYMVEYFNYLEGYPRLSRAMMGWLHNSYLQVWVENGTVGLIILLAFMATVMLGLLDAYFKPSHPDIKIMALGLTTAFVGYAVEFSGVPVIGQEMGWLVFGFSVALISINRRDHKELTAARG